The DNA window gggggggggtctATGTTGGGGGGGGTCTATGTTAGTGGGGGGGTCTATGTTGGTGGGGGGGGTCTATGTTGGGGGATTCAATGTTGGTGGGGGGGTCTATGTTGGTGGGGGGGTCTATGTTGTGGGGGGGTCTATGTTTGGGGGGGGTCTATGTTTGGGGGGATGTCAATGGGGGGGATAGTTGGGGGGGGGTCTATGTTGTGGGGGGGTCTATGTTGTGGGGGGGAGTTAGTTGGGGGATTCAATGTTGGGGGGGGGTCTGGTGGGGGGGTCtatgttagtgtggggggggggagttagttgAGGGATTCaatgataggggggggggggtctggtggGGGGGGCAGGTTCTAGGGGaaggctgtgggggaggggagagtgagtgagggtggtctatgagagggtggggtgggtgatGTGAGGGTCCGGATGAgggttttacaagaatgatcccaggggatGAGTGGGCAGGTTAGCTAGCGTGCGGTGAGCGTTTGTGGGCACTGGTCCTGTACCCGCTGGTGGCCCGGGCTGGCGTGGCAGGGACCAGCCGTGCTGGCCTTTACCCTGCGGtggacaggggtggggggggggggtatgcatGGTCCTGGGCCGGCAGGgagctgggggggtgggggggggggggggggggacggtgtgGGTGGGGCCCCCCCTCTCTCCGGCCGGCAGCGGGGGGGTCGGCGCGGGGGCAAGGGTGGTCGGCCTAGCCCGCCCCTTCggtgggcagggtgggggtgggtcgggggAAGGGGCCTGCTCATGCCCGCTGGCATCATCCATGCCCTCTGGGCCGAGACCACCCTGGGGTGTACCCGACCCCCTCCCGTCCTCAGGGGGGTGGGGGCTCTGCGgctcggtggtggtggtggtggtggtggtggtggtggtggtggtgtacatGGAGGTGTGTTCTCGGGGCAGGGCAGGGGTGAGAGGGGCGAGCAAGGGGGTGCCCATGTACCACCAGTGGCTGACCCTGGTGTCCCAGTCGGCCCTGCCCGCCCGCTTCCTGGGCAGGTCCTGGACGTGCACAGCCTGGAACTCCTGGGGCATGCGGATGCGCTGGTAGGTGGTCCCCGGGAACAGTTCTTGCTGGAGGGTGTGGAGGGGCAGTAGGGGCAGGGTCCAGGCCAGGCGGGGGTCGGCCTTGGCCCGGAGCAGTGCCCCCCCGTCCCGGCCCACCTCCAGGCGGAAGGCGCGGCCATAGTCGTGCCCCTGGAGCTGCTCGGCCACGTCCACCCACTCCCCCTTGGCCAGGCACACGCCCGGCTCCTCCCGGCACACgggcctctccccatccccgggCCTTGGCCTGCACGGTTCCCGGGGCCTGGTCACACGCACGGCCCTCACCCCCTCGCCCCGCTTCTCCACCAACGCATCCCGCAGCCACGTTAGCATCTCCTCCTGGGCTGGGCGCCGCGGCCGGTACAAGGCTGGAGATACCCGTGCAACCTGCAGCAGGCCCTTCCTCTCCAGCCACTGGCCAAAGCGCACACTGTCCATCAGTTCCTGCTCCTCCTGAAACACAAACACAATACACACTCAACCCTCCATACACCAACAATAACACTCAACATACATCACAAGGCAAcaggcaacagacaatagaccatataaccatataacaatttacagcatggaaacaggccatctcgacccttctagtccgtgccgaacacatattctcccctagtcccatacacctgcactcagaccataaccctccatacctttcccgtccatatgcctatccaatttatttttaaatgataaaaacgaacctgcctccaccacctccactggaagctcattccacacagccaccactctctgagtaaagaagttccccctcatgttacccctaaacttcagtcccttaattctcaagtcatgtccccttgtttgaatcttccctactctcagtgggaaaagcttatccacgtcaactctgtctatccctctcatcattttaaaaacctctatcaagtccccccttaaccttctgtgctccagagaataaagccctaacttgttcaacctttctctgtaacttagttgctgaaacccaggcaacattctagtaaatacagtatatacaatatacaataggtgcaggaggaggcctttcggccctttgagccagcaccgccattcaatacattCTCTacaaatgtgattatggctgatcatccacaatcagtaccccgttccagccttctccccatatcccctgactccgctatcttcaagagccctatctagctctctcttgaaagcatccagagaaccggcctccaccgccctctgaggcagagaattccacagactcaccactgtgtttcctcgtcttaaagatagcggagtcaggggatatggggagaaggcaggaactgggtactgattgtgcatgatcacattgaatggcggtgctggctcgaagggccgaatggcccacacctattgtctatctctgttctaaatggcctaccccttattcttaaactgtggcccctggttctggattcccccaacatcgggaacatgtttcctgcctctagcgtgtccaaacctttaataatcttatatgtttcaataagatgccctctcatccttctaaactccagagtgtacaagcccagccgctccattctcttgtGACAgtcgcatatgacagtcccgccatcccaggaattaaccttgtaaacctacgctgcactccctcaatagcaagaatgtccttcctcaaattaggggaccaaaactgcacataatactccaggtgagcctaaccccatccttctaaaccgtagcgagtacagacccagtgccatcaaacgctcatcataggttaacccacacaCGAGGCCATTCTTCTACTATCACTGATGAACTATGaacccattgtttaaaaaggaactgcagatgctggaaaaattgaaggtagacaaaaatgctggaggaactctatagatgtctcacccgctgagttcctccagcatttttgtctaactattaaccagcgatcaccccccgcACACttgacactatccaacacacactggggacaatttttaccaaagccaattaacctacaaatctgcacgtctttggagtgtgggaggaaaccggatcacccggagaaaacccacgcaggtcacggggagaacgtgcaaactccgtacagacagcacccatagtcgggatggaacccgggtctctggcgcggtgaggcagcaactctataagatcacctcgcaGGGAATATGTTGAGGTCATAAGGGGTAGCAgagtcaggccattcagcccatcagatcgtggctgatctatctctccctcccattctcctgccttctccccataatccatgaCACCTGCACTGAtcaatcccccctcatccttccaatgcACAGtattgtacaatagacaataggtgcaggagtagaccattcggccctttgagccagcaccgcccttcactgtgatcatggctgtacaGCTGGAGGAGGGGCCAGCTGGGGTGGAGTcagtggggaggggagtcagtcggGGAGGGGTCATCAGAGGGAGGAgtcagaagaggggggaggggtcagcaggggagggaggagtcaatgggggagggggaggagtcagcgggggggaggggtcagcgGGGGTAGGGAGGAGTCAGTGGGGAGGAGGAGTcagcaggggaggggaggaggagtcaGCGGGGAGGAGGAGtcagcgggggggggaggggaggaggagtcattgggggggaggggaggagtcgcagggggaggggaggagtcagcagggggaggggaggagtcagtgggggggtgggaggggagtcagtggggaggaggaggtgtcAGTGGGAAGGaggatcagggggggggggaggaggagtcagcagggggaggggaggagtcagtggggaggggaggagtcagtggaggaggaggaggtgtcaGTGGGAAGGAGGagtcagcagggggggggggggggaggaggagggtcaggggggggagggagggaggagtcagggggggaggggaggagtcagcgggggaggaagaggaggtcagcggggggaggaggaggtgtcAGTGGGAAGGAGGAGTcagcgggggaggggaggaggagtcagtgggggggggaggagtcagtgggggaggggagtcagtgggGAGGAGTCagcaggaggaggggaggaggagtcagcagggggaggggggcggtggTCAGTGGCCAGAGCCCAGGGTTCATGTTACCTGCTGCATGTTGTACAGCCGTTTCTCGTCAGTGAACAAGACCACCTTCAGCCTCTGCAGCTTCTGCATCTCCCTCTGGTACTCGGTCCCGTTGGCTTTCCACACTAGGTCCGCCAGGTACCTGCAAAGGCAAACGTATGCACATTGAACTCAccacagagcagtcctgacccTCCCAGCTACATCGCTGACCCTCGCGCTGTCCttgaagaaagagctgcagatgctggaaaaatagacaataggtgcaggagtaggccattcagcccttcgagccagcaccgccattcaatgtgatcatggctgatcatccacaatcagtaccctgttcctgccttctccccatatcccctgactccgctatctttatgagccctatctagctgtctcttgaaagcatccagagaaccggcttccaccgcccactgtggcagagaattccacagactcaccaatctctgtgagaaaaaagtgtttcctcgtctccgttctaaatggcttactccgtattcttaaactgtggcccctggttctggactcccccaaaaccaggaacgtttcctgcctctagcgtgtccaaacccttaataatcttgtatgtttcaataagattccctctcatccttctagactccagcgtgtacaagcccagctgctccattctctcagcatatgacagtcccgtcatcccgggaattaaccttgtgaacctactctgcactccctcaatagtaagaatttccctcctcaaattaggggaccaaaactgcacacaatactccaggtgtggtctcactagggccccgtacaactgcagaaggacctctttgctcctatattcgattcctcttgttatgaaggccaacatgccattggctttcatcactgcctgctgtacctgcatggttaattttctccagagatgctgcctgacctgctgagttgcttcagcactttgtatctatcttctatacgcaatactctgactgatgaaggtcaatgtgctggaagccttcttgaccaccgcaAATACTTGTGAAAAGCTTCTGCACGCGAGCTATCCCGAACAAAAATGTCCATCTgctcgagctgtccacagtatcTCTCCTGGTGAGTTGGGGGATGAACAGACCGATCTCCCTGTCTCTCCAGGTGAGTTGGGGGATTGAGGGACAGATGTACCTGtgtctctcagattcagattcaactttaattgtcattgtcagtgtacagtacagagacaacgaaaaccTGTGTCTCTCTCCAGGTGAGGTGGGATTGAGGGACTGATCTACCTGTGTCTCCAGGTGCGGTGGGGATTGAGGGACACTCACCTTGTGCAGATGCGATGACCCCACACCTTGGCCAGGTCCAGGGGAGTCTGTCCCTTCGTGTTCTGGGCCTTCACGTCGGCCGCAGCCTCCACCAGGGTCTGGAGACAGTCCAGCAGACCCACCTCAGCCGCCTGGTGAAGAGGTGTCTGGCCATCCACTGTCTGTCTGTAAGGGGCAGACGGCAGTCAGTGCCGACTGGACATACGCTGCAGACATTCACTCTAAacctcaccctcctccctcccccccctcccctccccactccctccctccccctcccccctcccctcccccctccctccctccctccctccctccctcctccccctcccctctctcctcccaccctctctcctctccctccctccctcatctccctcaagatcccccgcccctcccctccccctcgccctcccctcctctccctctcctcttccctctcctctccctccctccctctctctccctctctccctctctctctctctctctctcccccctctctctacctctctctctctctccctctctctctccgttcctctctctccatctctctctctctctctctctccatccctccctctctctccctcgctctctctctccctctctccctctctctctctctccctctctctctctccatccctccctctctctctctctctctctctctctctctctctctccctctctctctctccctctctctctctctctccccctctccccctccctccctccctccctccgagaCCCAGAGAGAGCACAGGTTTACAcacagcactggagtaactcagtgggtcagccagcatcataagatcataagtgataggagcagaatcaggccattcggctcatcaagtctactccgtcattcaatcatggctgatctatctctccctcctaaccttctCCTGGGCATCTCCGCAGAAGAGTAAtagatgacccttcttcagaccgaagggtctcgacccaaaacgtcacccattccttctctccagagatgctgcctgtcccgctgagttactccagcactttgtgtctatcttcggcttaaaccagcatctgcagttccttccttcacaggagtttagtttagtttagtttagagacgcagcgtggaaacgggcccttcgaccagcgatccccgcacactaacactgtcctacacacactggggacaaattacaattttgactgaagccaattaacctacaaacctgcacgtctttggagtgtgggaggaaaccggagcacccggagaaaacccacgcgggtcatcccattttctcatccactatctacaaactagggacaatttaccaaagccaattaacctacgaagctGCTGTCCGACTTCGGAATGTGGGTGCCGGGAACTATGGCaccgtttaaggaacatttagacaggtacatggataggacaggtttagagggatatggaccaaacgcaggcaggtgtgggcaaattgggctgaagagcctgtttcatctgtgtgtgtgtgtgtatctgtgtgtgtgtgtgtgtgtgtgtgtgtgtgtgtgtatctgtgtgtgtgtgtgtgtgtgtgtgtgtgtatctgtgtgtgtgtgtgtgtgtgtgtatgtgtgtgtgtgtgtatgtgtgtgtgtgtgtgtgtgtatgtgtgtgtgtgtgtttgtgtatgtgtgtgtgtgtgtgtgtatgtgtgtgtgtgtgtgtgtgtgtgtgtgtgtgtgtgtgtgtgtgtgtgtgtgtgtgtgtatgtgtgtgtatatgtgtgtgtatatatctgtgtgtgtgtgtgtgtgtgtgcgcgcgtagaaacatagaaaaataggtgcaggagtaggccattcggcccttcgagcctgcaccgccattcaatatgatcatggctgatcatccaactcagtatcccgtacctaccttctctccataccccctgatccctttagccacaagggccacatctaactccctcttaaatatagccaatgaactggcctcaactaccttctgtggcagagagttccagagattcaccactctctgtgtgaaaaatgtttttctcatctcggttataaaggatttcccccttatccttaagctgtgaccccttgtcctggacttccccaacatcgggaacaatcttcctgtatctagcctgtccaacccttaagaattgtgtaagtttctataagatccctcctcaatcctctaaattctagtgagtacaagccgagtctatccagtctttcttcatatgaaagtcctgacatcccaggaatcagtctggtgaaccttctctgcactccctctatggcaataatgtccttcctcagatttggagaccaaaactgtacgcaatactccaggtgtagtctcaccaagaccctgtataactgcagtagaacctccctgctcctatactcaaatccttttgctatgaaagctaacataccattcgctttcttcactgcctgctgcacctgcatgcctaccttcaatgactggtgtaccatgacacccaggtctcgttgcatctcccctattcccaatcggccaccattcagataaaagtctgctttcctgtttttgccaccaaagtggataacctcacatttatccacattatactgcatctgccatgtatttgcccactcacccagcctatccaagtcaccttgcagcctcctagcatcctcctcacagctaagactgcccccccagcttagtgtcatccgcaaacttggagactttgcattcaattccctcatccagatcattaattagccttggggtaccccactagtcactgcctgccattctgaaatggacccgtttactcctactctttgcttcctgtttgccagccagttctctatccacatcaatactgaacccccaatactgtgtgctttaagtttgtatactaatctcttatgtgggaccttgttgaaagccttctggaagtccagatacaccacatccactggttctcccttatccactctactagttacatcctcaaaaaaattctataagattcgtcagacatgatttacctttcgtaaatccatgctgactttgtccaatgatttcaccactttccaaatgtgctgctatcccatctttaataactgactctagcagtttccccactaccgatgttagactaactggtctgtaattccccattttctcactccctcccttcttaaaaagtggggttacgtttgctacccgccaatcttcagaaactaatccagaatctaaagagttttggaaaattatcactaatgcatccactatttctggagctacttccttaagtactctgggatgcagcctatctggccctggggatttatcggcctttaatccaatcaatttacccaacaccatttcagaaccccaccacctcttattctctgtttattattgttttctacTTTCCTCCCTaccatgttgggtctgagtgcttcccttttctgcttcctgcctcacacactgtctactagctttctctattcgagtctctccccccaaccattctagtttaaagtctccgcagtagcctttgcaaatctccccgccaggatattggtccccctcgggttcaagtgcaacccatcctttttgtacaggtcgcaccttccacgtgtgtgtgtgtgtgcgtgcgtgcgtgcgtgtgtgtgtgtgctagtgtgtgtgtgtgtgtgtgtgtgtgtgagtgtgtgtgagtgtgtgtgtgtgtgtgtgcctgtgtgtgtgtgtgtgtgtgtgtgcgtgtgtgtgtgcgtgtgtgtgtgcgtgtgtgtgtgtgtgtgcgtgtgtgtgtgtgggtgtgtgtgtgtgtgtgtgtgtgtgtgtgtgtgtgcgtgtgtgtgtgtgtgtatgtgtgtgcgtgtgtgtgtgtgtgtgtgtgtgtgtgtgtgtgtgtgtgtgtgagtgcgtgtgtgtgtgtgtgtgtgcgtgtgcgtgtgtgtgtgtgcgtgtgtgtgtgtgcgtgtgtgtgtgcgcgtgcgtgtgtgtgtgtgcgtaagtgcgtgtgcgcgcgtgcgtgtgtgcgtgtgcgtgcgtgtgtgttgtgtgtgtgtgtgtgtgcgtgcggtgtgtgtgtgcgtgtgcgtctgggtgtgtgtgtgtgtgtgtgtgcgtgtgtgcgtgtgtgtgtgtgtgtgtgtgtgtgcgtgtgtgtgtgtgcgtgtgcgtgtgcgtgtgtgtgcgtgtgtgcgtgtgtgcgtgtgtgtgcgtgcgtgtgtgtgtgcgtgtgcgtgtgtgtgtgtgtgtgtgtgcgtgtgtgcgtgtgtgcgtgtgtgtgtgtgtgtgtgtgtgtgtgcgtgtgtgcgtgcgtgtgtgtgcgtgtgtgcgcgtgtgtgcgtgcgtgtgtgcgtgcgcgtgtgtgcgtgtgtgtgtgcgtgtgtgtgcgtgtgtgtgcgtgtgtgcgtgtgtgcgtgtgtgtgcgtgtgtgtgtgtgtgtgtgtgtgtgtgtgtgtgtgtgtgcgtgtgtgtgtgtgtgcgtgtgcgtgtgtgtgtgtgtgtgtgtgtgtgtgtgtgtgtgtgtgtgcgtgtgtgtgtgtgcgtgtgtgtgtgtgtgtgcgtgtgtgtgtgtgcgtgcgtgtgtgtgtgtgtgcgcgtgcgtgtgtgtgtgtgtgcgtgtgtgtgtgcgtgtgtgtgtgtgtgtgtgtgtgtgcgtgtgtgtgcgtgtgtgtgtgcgtgtgtgtg is part of the Leucoraja erinacea ecotype New England unplaced genomic scaffold, Leri_hhj_1 Leri_889S, whole genome shotgun sequence genome and encodes:
- the ankrd53 gene encoding ankyrin repeat domain-containing protein 53 is translated as MKARRGKKWNREEIMRDELMAATIGDIDWLRLSLDKAKGKVAIDRNGYNAMHLAALHGRVECLQVLIEEYHMDVNMPDAQGRRPIHMILNKESGYRANQSLQYLLEIGADPNVQTVDGQTPLHQAAEVGLLDCLQTLVEAAADVKAQNTKGQTPLDLAKVWGHRICTRYLADLVWKANGTEYQREMQKLQRLKVVLFTDEKRLYNMQQEEQELMDSVRFGQWLERKGLLQVARVSPALYRPRRPAQEEMLTWLRDALVEKRGEGVRAVRVTRPREPCRPRPGDGERPVCREEPGVCLAKGEWVDVAEQLQGHDYGRAFRLEVGRDGGALLRAKADPRLAWTLPLLPLHTLQQELFPGTTYQRIRMPQEFQAVHVQDLPRKRAGRADWDTRVSHWWYMGTPLLAPLTPALPREHTSMYTTTTTTTTTTTTTEPQSPHPPEDGRGSGTPQGGLGPEGMDDASGHEQAPSPDPPPPCPPKGRARPTTLAPAPTPPLPIILQAGGRAGIDSSRAPERGWHLDPSSGRYLARHQATPHASGAHRPCTVPALATNAGAAHRFVVFIKPCVT